A region from the Sutcliffiella horikoshii genome encodes:
- a CDS encoding YlbF family regulator: MANNVYDVAYNLETAVKESDEFKNLQTLYKEVFADETTKNMFENFRNIQLELQQKQMSGQEITQEEVEQAQQTVAVVQQNESIAKLMEAEQRMSMMVSELNKIIMKPLEELYSNVDSAN; encoded by the coding sequence ATGGCAAACAACGTATACGATGTAGCGTACAACCTAGAAACAGCAGTAAAAGAAAGTGATGAGTTCAAAAACTTACAAACTTTATATAAAGAGGTATTCGCTGACGAAACAACAAAAAATATGTTCGAAAACTTCCGCAACATTCAACTGGAACTTCAACAAAAACAAATGAGCGGACAAGAAATCACACAAGAAGAAGTAGAACAAGCTCAACAAACAGTTGCAGTTGTTCAACAAAATGAATCCATCGCAAAACTTATGGAAGCAGAACAACGCATGAGCATGATGGTAAGCGAACTAAATAAAATCATCATGAAACCTCTGGAAGAATTATATAGCAACGTAGATTCCGCTAACTAA